The Neomonachus schauinslandi chromosome 4, ASM220157v2, whole genome shotgun sequence genome includes a region encoding these proteins:
- the ZNF691 gene encoding zinc finger protein 691 has product MGSEKEQNPEQHLPEEGEWGKPWRVDDSEGFRIPDGEKEHGQESPSEGPQEIHPKKPWQKVTVPAGEPRGPTAHPRPETDEKPFICAQCGKTFNNTSNLRTHQRIHTGEKPYKCSECGKSFSRSSNRIRHERIHLEEKHYKCPKCQESFRRRSDLTTHQQDHLGKRPYRCDICGKSFSQSATLAVHHRTHLEPAPYICCECGKSFSNSSSFGVHHRTHTGERPYECAECGRTFSDISNFGAHQRTHRGEKPYWCTLCGKHFSRSSNLIRHQKTHMGEQAGKNSS; this is encoded by the coding sequence ATGGGCAGTGAGAAGGAGCAGAATCCAGAACAGCACCTGCCTGAGGAAGGGGAATGGGGTAAGCCGTGGAGAGTGGATGACTCAGAGGGTTTTCGGATCCCAGACGGGGAGAAAGAGCACGGGCAAGAGAGCCCATCGGAGGGTCCGCAAGAGATCCATCCCAAAAAGCCGTGGCAGAAAGTCACTGTCCCCGCGGGAGAGCCCAGAGGCCCCACGGCTCACCCGAGGCCCGAGACCGATGAGAAGCCCTTCATATGTGCCCAGTGTGGGAAAACCTTCAATAATACCTCCAACCTGAGAACACACCAGCGCAtccacacgggcgagaagcctTACAAGTGTTCCGAATGTGGCAAGAGCTTCTCGAGGAGCTCCAACCGCATCCGGCACGAGCGGATCCACCTGGAAGAGAAGCACTACAAATGTCCCAAGTGTCAGGAGAGCTTCCGGCGGCGCTCGGACCTCACCACGCACCAGCAAGACCACCTGGGCAAGCGGCCGTACCGCTGTGACATCTGTGGCAAGAGCTTCAGCCAGAGCGCCACGCTGGCGGTGCACCATCGGACCCACTTGGAGCCAGCGCCCTACATCTGCTGTGAGTGCGGGAAGAGCTTCAGCAACAGCTCCAGCTTTGGCGTGCACCACCGCACGCACACAGGTGAGAGGCCCTATGAGTGCGCTGAGTGTGGGCGGACCTTCAGCGACATCTCCAACTTTGGAGCACACCAGAGGACCCACAGAGGGGAGAAGCCCTACTGGTGCACTCTGTGCGGGAAACACTTCTCCCGGAGCTCAAACCTCATCCGCCACCAGAAAACGCACATGGGAGAGCAGGCTGGGAAAAACTCCAGCTGA
- the LOC110574956 gene encoding erythroid membrane-associated protein: protein MASSSGSWLSGCLVALVFLRLPVPLSGRSGDTDDYHLAPLGGTAQLFCPLALWPVTVPTVVTWLRSPSPDRSQVVHVFRDGRDREEGVMPEYKGRTALLRDPREGSVSLEIRHVRLEDRGLYQCEVQIGNLTRNGTVTLQVAAPSPGRISSSAVALAVILPVLGIIIMVGIYLIWKQRRSKEKLLYEQVMEVENLLSDHAKEKGRLHKALKKLRSELKLKRAAANSGWRRARLHFVAVTLDPDTAHPKLILSEDRRCVRLGDRRQPVPDGPQRFDFVVSVLGTEYFTVGCHYWEVDVGNKTKWALGVCSESVSRKGKVTATPANGHWLVRQSSEQEYEALTSPQTTLRLKEPPRCVGIFLDYEAGIVSFYNVTSRSHIFTFTHTFSGPLRPFFEPCLHDGGKNTAPLIICSELQKSEPPTGHKPEEKGHANGDVAMNVDPSLLPPQAPELFPPGDMILPWPTDLAPALQGLKVPSF from the exons ATGGCAAGTTCCTCTGGCTCCTGGCTCTCTGGCTGCCTCGTGGCACTCGTGTTCCTCCGGCTGCCAGTGCCCTTGTCAGGTAGGAGT GGGGACACCGATGACTACCACCTGGCCCCGCTAGGGGGCACAGCCCAGCTGTTCTGCCCGCTCGCCCTGTGGCCGGTCACCGTGCCCACCGTGGTGACGTGGCTGCGGTCCCCGAGCCCGGACCGCTCCCAGGTCGTGCACGTGTTCCGGGATGGCAGAGACCGGGAGGAAGGTGTGATGCCAGAATACAAGGGGCGGACGGCGCTGCTGAGGGACCCCCGAGAGGGGAGCGTGTCCCTGGAGATCCGCCACGTCCGGCTGGAGGACCGAGGGCTGTACCAATGCGAGGTCCAGATTGGAAACCTGACTCGAAACGGCACCGTGACCCTGCAGGTGGCAG CCCCGTCTCCAGGGAGGATCTCCTCCTCAGCAGTGGCTCTTGCTGTGATCCTGCCTGTCCTGGGGATTATCATCATGGTGGGCATATACCTCATCTGGAAGCAAAGAAGATCAAAAG AGAAGCTTCTCTATGAACAGGTGATGGAGGTAG AAAATCTTCTCTCAGACCACgcaaaagaaaaag gaAGGCTCCATAAAGCCCTCA agaAACTCCGGAGTGAACTGA AGTTGAAAAGAGCTGCGGCGAACTCAG GCTGGAGGAGGGCAAGGCTGCACTTTG TGGCAGTGACCCTGGACCCGGACACAGCACATCCCAAACTCATCCTGTCTGAGGACCGGCGATGTGTGAGGCTTGGAGACAGAAGGCAGCCTGTGCCCGATGGCCCCCAGAGATTTGACTTTGTCGTCAGCGTCCTGGGCACTGAGTACTTCACGGTGGGCTGTCACTACTGGGAGGTGGACGTGGGAAACAAGACCAAATGGGCCCTGGGAGTGTGTAGTGAGTCCGTGAGCAGGAAGGGGAAGGTCACTGCCACGCCCGCCAACGGACACTGGCTTGTCCGCCAGAGTAGCGAGCAGGAGTATGAAGCTCTCACATCCCCACAGACCACCTTGCGCCTCAAGGAGCCCCCACGGTGCGTGGGGATTTTCCTGGACTATGAAGCAGGCATCGTTTCCTTCTACAATGTGACCAGCAGATCCCACATCTTTACTTTCACCCACACTTTCTCTGGCCCCCTTCGCCCTTTCTTTGAGCCTTGCCTTCATGATGGAGGGAAAAATACAGCACCTCTAATCATCTGCTCAGAACTCCAGAAATCAGAGCCACCAACTGGCCACAAGCCAGAAGAAAAAGGCCATGCGAATGGAGACGTGGCCATGAACGTGGACCCTTCCTTACTCCCTCCTCAGGCACCGGAGCTTTTCCCACCTGGGGATATGATCCTGCCCTGGCCCACTGACCTTGCCCCAGCCCTACAGGGGCTCAAGGTTCCTTCTTTTTAG